In Bos indicus x Bos taurus breed Angus x Brahman F1 hybrid chromosome 4, Bos_hybrid_MaternalHap_v2.0, whole genome shotgun sequence, the sequence AGGATCCGGGGCTGGAGCCTTGTGTACCAGAAAACAGGGGgtgacggggggggggggggggggggggggggggggggggggtgcgggggcagggaggggcagggaggtggaggCGGGAGCAGGCCCTGCTCCCCAGCTGCTGGCCCAAGGACTGGAGCAGACCCAGCACCTACCTCGGACAGGGCCAACCTGGGCTGGGCTTGGGAACAGTGGGgccaggtgggaggagagggacgGGCCAGGGGAACACCAGGGCGTGGGGATGGGGGTCTGCAGGGCCACTCCGTGTCCCCCCACCTCTGCCCGGAGCCCACCAGACAGGGCCCCAGAGCCACAGGGCCCAGGAGCGGTGGCTCCTCCTCCGGACCCACACACAGCCCTCTGCAGGGTCCAGGAGACGGAGGTGAAGCCATGTGGCAGCTGCTGCTCCCCCTGGCCCTGGGGCTGGGCACCATGGGCTTGGGCAGGGCGGAGCTCACGACGGCCCAGCACCGGGGCCTGCAGGTGGCCCTGGAGGAGTTCCACAAGCATCCACCCGTGCTGTGGGCCTTCCAGGTGACCAGCGTGGACAATGCGGCAGACACGGTGAGCGCcagcccagagaggggagggtggggacgGGGATCGGGAGACCAGAACGTGCCCCCCACCGAGAGCAGGTGCACCGATACTTGGGCCCCAGCAAGCCGCCCAGCTCTCCAGAGAGGCCACCGGCCCCCGCCCCAGGGTGTGCTGCTGCCCGCTGGGGAGCAGGGACAGGTCACACCCGCAACAGCTCTGCCCGCTCAGCTGGGCCGCGGGCTTTCTCTTGTCTGTTGGCAGCTCTTCCCGGCTGGGCAGTTTGTGAGGCTGGAGTTCAAGCTCCAGCAGACGAGCTGTCGGAAGAAAGACTGGAGGAAAGAAGACTGCAAAGTCAAGCCCAACGGGGTGAGCTGATGGCAGGGCGCGTGCACCGGGCAGGAGTGGGCGGCGGGCTTCACAGCTGGAGAAGCCTGAGGTTGGAGACCCTGGGGTGGGGCAGCCTCCCTGGCTCTGACCGGCCTGCCTGCCTGCGCCCATGGCGGTGATGGCTGTGGGTGGGCTGAGGGGGCCGCGACAGGCAAGAAGACGgacacacaggctccagagcaggtCCACCCAGGCTGCAGGTCACTGGTGGAAGGAGGCCGTGGTCCCCACCTTAGGCCTGGTGAACTTCCCATTTCACATGAGTTTTCAAGGGGAGGATGGCTCGGCCTGGGCCGACTCCTAAGAGGGCTTGACTGTCATCAGCCACTTTGGGGGCCAAGTCAGTGCCATGGGGGTGATCCCTGGGCTCGGAGCACAACCACCTCTGCCAACCCCCAGTCCTGTTCCTGCACTGGCTCGTCAAGGCCTTAGTCACCGCCCTCTGCTGAAGGAGTGCTGGATTAGACTAGTGCTTTTCTGGACTTTTACACCAGGATCCCTGTGTTCAATTCAAATCttgcaagaaaacagaaaacacaaataaatgtaaCAGATGGAAGCACAGTGGAAGCCAGGTGGGGAGAACCTGGCTGTgtcagacacagacagacacacagagacacacacacacacagtttgaaAACTAAGTGccgcctacacacacacacatacacacaaacacacacagacacacacacacacacacacacacaaactcacagaGTTTGAAAACTAAGTGCCGcctacagacacatacacacacacacaaatacacacacacacaaatacacacacacacacacacaaacacacagtttGAAAACTGCAGGATAGTTCTGACTTTTGAAAATTCCCAATCCAGAGCTAGGCTTCGCCTGGACCCAGCTGGCCTGCCAAAGGAACGGGCCCCACTGCAGGCTGGCCCCAGGTTCCGCCCTCACAGGGCTGCACGCCTCCCTTCACCCCTTTCCTCTCTGGCCCCCACGCCCCCTCCCCAGAGAAAGCGGAAATGCCTGGCCTGCATCAAGCTGGACTCAAAGGATCAAGTCCTGGGCCGGATGGTGCACTGTCCCATACAGACTCAGGTTCAACGGGTGAGGAGGGGACTTTTAAGGTGTGGAGAGACTGGGCCTTGGGAGAGGCCTGGATGGAGAGGTTGGGGAGGGGCATGGTGAGGAGGGGCTCTGGGCTCAGCCCAGACACTCCCTgggagggggggcgggggtggtagGCGCTGGCAGGAACAGGGCGCCTGAGTGGCCCTGTGCTGGCAGGAGCTGGACGACGCCCAGGACGCCCAGTGCAGCAGGGTGGAGCGCGCCGGCGAGGACCCCCACAGCTACTACCTCCCCGGACAGTTTGCCTTCATCAAAGCCTTGTCCCCCTGAGCTGAGGCCTGGCAGGTAGGtggccaggagggaggggaacGGGAGGACTGAGAGGGCGCTGGAGCTGGGCTGCGGGAGGCAGGGGAACAGGGCCTGGGAGCCTGCAAAGACCGCCTCCCTCACGCCTGGcctgtttctcttccctttcctctagAAGTCACCCGGCTTCCTGGAAGGAAGGGAGGTCGCCAGTGAAAGCCCGCCTCCCTCCTCTGGGCCCGGGGAGGGGCCACCCCCTGACCCCTGAGCTAATAAAGCTGTGCTCAGCTGAGTTCTCACGCTCCCTCgaattccctccctccctcccccagctcagCTGCAGGGCAGCCTGTGTGTGAGCAAAGGCCCTGGTCCTCCGGCCTCACAGGGAGGAAGCAAAGCCCcgaggtgagggggtggggggtggggagggggcaggacccAGCTGCCTGGACACCCAGAAAGCTGCAGACACCTCCTCCTTGCCCAGGGGAGACCAGACGTGGGGGTGGAGGACCCAGTCTTGCTTTCAGGGGCTTCCTCTTGGGAAAACCAAGCACGCCCACGTGTACTGATactaattaaaacaatttaatagGGATGAGCATGGGTGGGAATGGGGACAGTGGAGGTTCCAGGGAGACCCAGGAGCAAGGGACACAGCAGGAGAACCAGGGAGGTGGGTAAATGCAGCTTCCACGCCAGCAAGCTCAGCCACGGCGTCTCCCAGGGCgggaggggcaggaggctggccttcccctcctcccccagctgcAGACTTAGGACCAAGCTGCTTTCTTCCTCCGAGCCTCAGGCTCATGCAGCTGGGACAGGCAGCAGCTGTAGCCGTGGAAGGGGCCAGGGACCTCCTCCCAGGCGCTCTTCTAGGTGGTAGCAGGACAGCCTCAGGCTGAGCCCGCTGCTTGGGGAGGGCCCGAGGGAGGTACATCTTTGATGGACGTGGGGAGTTTTCCTTGAAGGGCAACAAGCAGTGGGACAAAACTGTCCAGACAAGCAGGGAGGCCACCGAGGGCCCCGGGGCGCCTTCAGAAGACGAAGGAGGCAGCAGTGGCGCCCGCGGGGCTGAGCGCCCGCATGGCCTGGGCCAAGCTGTCCCGGGCCTGGCGGTCCAGGTCGTGGCACTCCTGCAGCGTGTCCTGGAACTGGCGGCAGGCCTCCTCCAGGATGGAGCTGCTGCGTGGGGGCAAGGCCTCCCAGTAGCCAGGCTCCACCCAAGGCTGGGCCTCCATGGGCCGGGGGCCAGGGGCACCAGGGTCGGGGCTCAAGGAGCTGTCGAGGTCCCGGCACAGCTGGTAGAAGTCGCTGCCGCGCCCACTCACACGCTCGCCGTCGAGGACCTTCAGGCCGGGCAGCAGCTCACGCACTGAGGCCCAGTAGCAGGGGCTGGCGCACAGCGGGTTGCTGAGCCGCGCCAACGGGTCTCGGAGCCGCAGGCGCTCCAGACCCCGCAGCCCCGCCAGGCACTGCAGCTGCGCGGGCCCAGCCAGCAGGTTGCCTGCAGCATTGAGACACTGCAAGTTCTCACAGGCGGCCAGGGGCTCCAGGCCCGTCAGCCGGTTGTCAGCCACGTTGAGCACGGCCAGCTGCCGCAGGGAGGCCAGCGGGCCCAGCTGGGTGAGCGCGTTACCCGACAGGTCCAGCCACTCGAGGCCGAGGCAGTCCCCCAGGCAGCCCAGGCCCACCAGCCCCAGGCCCCGCAGCTTGAGCAGCAGGATGGACTCCAGGGCGAACTCGCCCGAGCGCGCCTTGAGCAGCTGGGGCGTCACGCGCACCCCGTCAGCCTCTCCTGACTTCTCGCCCCGAGGCTCCATGAGACCAAATGGGGCCAGGGGGCCGGGGGGTCAGGCAGCTGCGATGCAGGTGCCACTGGTGGTCAGCGGGCTGCTCACCCCACGGGTCGCCCCCTCCACTCAGCCTGGGCCCGGATTGGACACGTCTCCGACACCCTCACTCGAGGGCCAGCAGGTCCCTAAGGAGAGACAATCGAACAGTGAGTGGACCTCTGAGCACCACGGACCTTCAGCAGGGGCCCGGCAGGACCGGAGGACTCCAGCCCAAGGCACAGAAGGGCCAAGACCCCATAGCAGGAGCCAGCCAGGCACAGGCCCCCACCTGAGGGGGTCCCGGATGGAGTTCAGGCCCGACACTACAATCCCTCCACGGCCCCCAGTGTGCACAAtctcattcctttcctttttcagtaACTGCTTGTGAGTATCATGAATTTAGACGTTTCGTCTCAAACCCTTTCAATCTATTTTTGAATAGACACAGGCCCCCAGAGTCGCCAATCTCCTTTGCTTCTTTCCTGGGAGTGCCCTGCTTTTGCAAACATAGTTCAGAGCACCTGGGCCTTGCCTTATTCCCTCCAAGGTGTTCTCGACTCGATTTTTTTTCAACATCAGCaatgaactcaaaatgggttCAGGGTTCCATGGTCTACCCTGGTGGCAGCTGTGGGGGCTGAGCGCCCAGCCCTCAGTCCTAGACGAGGAAGCTGGGGTCGAGGGAGTGAGTGGCAGCACCACCAGGCCCCACGCCTTTGTTCCCCCGACCCCTGCCTGACAAGACCAGCTCTTCACTCTGGCCTCAACAGAATGTCCCTTCCCGTAAGCCAGAGAGCATGATTCCAGCCACAAACGTGATGCCGTTTCCCAAGTAGGCAAAGGGGCTGGAGAGGGAAGGTGGAACAGTCCGGGAAGCCATCCTGGAGGCAGGGACAGGGTGGCCCCGATGCTGGCTCtggaaaaggggagggaggggacttcCAGGCCGCCAGTGGCCTTGGGACAGGCAGAGACCCAGGGGCCACCGAAAGCCCAGAGCCCAAGGGAGgcagcctgggggaggggtggctgcCATGCCAGAGGAGCACAGAGGGGTCAGGGTTCAGGCAGAGAGGAAAACAAGCAGAAACCTCTGTTCCAAGTGGCAGCTCCCCAACCTGCAGACCAGCCAGGCCCAGGCCAGGCAGGGTGGTGCCCACGGAGAACCACAGGGCCATTCAATCCTGCTGTTTACAAAGCCCGGGGCTCCAGGGCCGTGGTCAGGCTCCCAGGCTGTGTCTCCATAGCAACGTCACTTCTCATTCCCccccaccaaggaaaccagacCTAGAGCTCCTCCCACACCCCTTAGGAAGCTGTGGGGGCTGCCAACAcatcccgcccccaccccacctctgagAAGGGGGTCCCATATCTTTAATCCGCAGCAGCCCAGCTCCACCTTCATTTCTAGCAAAGTTTCTGTCCCAAAGCACGGAGGTACCTGCTGAGAAGCCTGGCTCACTCCACGGAAGCGTCTGCTAGGGTTTGTTTGTAAGCAGCGGGGCGACGCAGTCACTGCCACGTCAGGTTAAACCTGATCTGGCCCACAAGGTGGGGGGCAGGTGAGGGGCACTGGAGTCCTGCCATAAACGCAGGAGCCAGAGACCACGACCCCGCGGCGGTCAGGGAGCCACGGAGACGGAGAATGTGGCCTTGGAGCCTGGCCACGTGACCAGACGCCCAGCTCCATCTCAGGCATGTGGGTGCAGAAAGGATGAGGGGTGGGGTGCCCGTGGCGCCAGCCTCAGGAGGCCGGCTTGAGTCCAGGCAGATGGGGTCCGGGCGCCGCCTGGGAACGAGGTGTTGCCTCTGCTGTGTGCCCATCTCCCACCCACAAGAGGACAGGAGTGACCCCCCACAAGCCACGACCGTCCAAGCATCTGGGGGACCAAACTGCCCCTGGTGGGGCACGGCTGCTCCAGAGCCTGAGCCTCCGAGAGCTCAGGACCCTCAAGCCTCTCACCCCTGCCTTCCGCCTGCCTCCTCAGACGCCCCCCTGCCTCTCTAGTCCAGGTTTCCCCTCTCCGGGAACGTGGAGAAGCCACTGGGGGTGACGCCACACCACAAGGGTGCCTCTCCTGAGAGCTGACTGAGGGATGGCGGCACCGACCAATACATGGCCCCCAGGACAGcgtcccctccccacacacacatgccttcCAGCAGCGGGGGAGAAGACGCCACCTGAGCAGAGAGTGGAGATGACTTCAGGTCACGCTGTTGCAACCACTGAACACAGCTGCACAAGGCTTTCTTCAAGGAGCCAGGTGACCCTGCTCAAATGAGCACACAGCAGACCGACTAGTACAGAGGGTTACGATCACAAGGTAAAGAGCTCACGAGGGCTACTGAGCAAAAACGATCACAGTGAGTTTCTCCTGAATGTCCTGCAGTGAACTAGCCACAGTGACTCGGCGGGGAAGAGGGGACAGGTTCCCGGGGCTCGCCCCCATGGCCGGGGCCAGAGTGCAGGCGAGCCTGCTGCCTCCCGGCCTCCACCACCTTCCCTCCTCAGAGCCCGGCTCCCAGCGGCCCAGCGCCTCAGGAGAGCCGGACTCACGCCTCGTGGGACGAACGGGCCCTCCAGCCTCACCCTTTCACCTTCTCCCACCCAATCCCACCAGCACTGGGACTCCCACACCCCCAGGGCCTGTGCCCGGCCCTAAAGGAACTCAGGCCAGTGGGCACCAGAACACACGCCCTTTCTGGCTTCCTGAGACCACTTTCACTGTACAAACAAGAAACCCCGAGGTTCCCAGCAGCCTGGCAACAACTACAGGTGACAACGGCCGTGAGAGGAGTCTCAGGTCTGCTCCACTGCACGCCTGCCGACAGGAGCCGCGTGGTCCAGCCCCCCAGGGCTCTGGCACCCGGGATGCCCTGGAAGGGACGGAGCCGAAGGAGACCAGCGGGTGCATGGGCACCTCCCTCTTGAGGTGGCTGCTGTATCTTCCTTTCCCAGGAAGGGCAGCTGAGGACATTCCCCGtggcacccccacctccccagccccggCCCCTCTGAGAAAGCCGCCCTCCAGGGCCGTCACAGGCGACACAGACTAGCTGCATGTGGGCCCTCCCTACCCGGCAACACTTTAAAGGGGCACCACGCCCGTACACGGGGCGGGACGGCTCAAGTCACTGAGGAACATGGCCCACCTTTCCACACACATGCCGCCGGCAGTAACGCAAGCAGTGGGCAGATGGAAAACGGCTTCTCCCTGAAAACAAAACTGGCAACCTGGCCATAACTGAGAAACCGTCCTCATTCTTCTCAAACAGGCTTCAGAATCTGGCCATCCTAGGACAGGACGCTCTGCCCACTTCTCTCATCTAGGTAGCCATCCCCCAGGGCAGCTTTCTGGGGCTTCCAAGCGCTCAgactcccagctctgcctctcccAGGCCAGATCTCCACAGGGGAAAATGAGGGGCAGGGGGCGTGTAGCTGGAGAAATGCTCCAGGTTGGTCTTCAAGAAGAGAAGACGCTTAACCGTCTCCACCAGGAGCAGGGAGTTGTACTCCATGATGGTGGGGCTGCCCAGGGAGGCAAAGACACTTGCAGAGGAGGCGCTTGTCAGCAGGGGGAGCAGGACAGGACAGGTAGGTGGTGGCCAGTCTCGCCAGGGCTGGCCAGATGTCCCACCACTTCTTCTAGTAAGCCAAGGGGTCCCCCTGGGCACCCACTGTCTTGTTCTCACGCAGGTGCTTCTTGACGATGATGCTAGCCAGGTGGCTCTCCGTGGAGCGGGAGGCATCGCTCCACTCAGAGGCCAGCAGCCCCACGCTCTCCAGCCGCTCCAACAGGCTCTTCTCGCTCTGGCCCAGCAGTGAGGACCCGGAGGACGGGGGCCGGCTTCTCTGCACTGGCTCCCCCAGGCCCTTCCCTTCTGACCCGGGGCTCCTAGCTCCTCTGTCGCTCAGGGTGGCCTCCACCCGCCCAGCCTTGGGGCCCtgcagggaaggggagggtggcaCGGGCTATTCAGACAGCATGAGCTCCTTCACTTTGTACACAAGACCCTGCTTCCAGTGGTACATGTCCACCCCCTCGGGGAGGATGGTCTCGATCCTGCCCTTTAAGCAGGGGTCTGGCACGGTCCTCTCGGTGGAAGAGCTCAGTAAGCTGGTGGTCCGTGGAGAGCTGCAGGGGCCAGGCCCTCGGCTGGCTGCACGGCCGCACCCATCTCCCAGGCACTCTGCTCCTCGAAGTGCCCGCGCTCCACTCCAAGGAGACATGCGGGTAGCGCAGCTGGGGTGGCACCGGGCGGAATGCGGCCTGGGCGGCGCACACCTCCTCAGCTGCCACCCAGAAGGGTCGTGGGCACATGACTGGTCTGTCAGTCAGGCTCCAGGAGGTGGCCTGGAGACAGGGCGGCCCCCGCCTTGCCCAGCCGCTAATTCTCGTAAACTCGAGCAGGCGGCCGCTGTTGCACCCACCAGCCACTCTGGCCGGCAGTGCACGGACACCCAGTGGTCCGTGGAAGTTTCTTTCCAGGAAGCCTGGGCACGGGGAGACGGGTCCGAGAGCCACAGGCCGAGCTGGCCCCGCAGCCTGTCCTCCGGAGTGCGGCCCAGGGTCAGCCCGCGGACCCCAAGCACCGCCTGCCTCCTCGGGCCCCCTGGTGGGCAGTGACATCCACGGAGTTCACGTCCTTGGCCCGGCTGCCACGGAACGGTGAGGTGGACTCAGACGCCCTCGGCCCGGCACCTGCTCACCCATCGCCTCgtggagcaggggctctgctctgtgggagaaggcccGAGGCAGGAGGCGGTGGCAAGGGTTCCCCTGGGCCACGAACCTCCTGAAAGGGTGGAGACCAGACAAAGGAGAGCGGCAGGGCTGGGCTACAAAGGAGCTCCGCGGTGCTCTGGTTCCAGGCCCGGGCCTGGGGCTGGTTGGGGGGCATACGTGCCACCTGGGTCCTGCCCGACCACAATCAGGGGAGTGGCAGGGTCATCTCTAGAGGGGGAGCAGGTTGGGGAGGCCCACGCGGAATCACCTGTCTGTCCCTATCTTCCAGAGGTGAGGTAACGGGCGCTGGCATGGTGACGGCGGCCCTCAGGGACACGGCTGCTGGCCCACCAAGGCCAGGCCCTTCTGCTGCTTCTCGGGTGGCCCTCCCCGCTGCCCCCTGGGGCCTCCTGCCTCTAGCCCTGTGCTTCCCCACCAAGTGATGGGACAGACGCGAACATTGGGGCTGCCCCTTCACTTCACCAGGCCTGACACTCAACTGGCATGGGATGCGGGTGACCCAGCCGACGTTCCTGCAAGTTGACAGTAAAGAAGTGTCTCATGTCGGGGAGGGCCGCTGACCCGGGGACAGCCTGGGGGCGCAGCCCTTGGCCTCGGCCTGCACGGTTCTCCCCGGCTTCTGCAGGCACAGCGGCTTCAGGGCCAGGCGGCTGCTCGCCCCCACCAGGAAGCAAGTGTCTCTTCTTCTGCTTCTTGAGGTGACGTGTCTCTCTGGCCAGATGGGCTATGAGGATGCCGGCCAGCCTTGCCTCCTCAGCCTTGCTGGGCTGGCCTGCCTCCAAGCCCATCCGGCCTGGCCAGGGCTGAGCACCGGGTCCCCCACCTCGCACCGTCCGCAGGCCTTACACCTGCACACCTTCTCCCCCTGCTGCACAGGGCACCCCTGCCCTGGCACGGATAGGAGGCCGCAGGGCCTGGAGTCTCTCCTTTGGCCAAGGGCATGACAATCTGCAGAGGGGGCAGCCAAGCCAGGgccaggcctccccaggcagtgGGCCCGTCTCCTCACTGAGGACATCGAGGCCCAGGAgacctccctcctgcccctcctggaAAGCCTGGTCAGGCACGGGGACCCACAGGCTGCTGGGCAGGGGGCGGGCTCTCTTCCTCTGCTGGGAAGGGTCCCTCCCACCCATCTTCTGGGCACTGGAGCTTCTGGTCTTCTGGGGGCCACTGCTGGCCTTCTCCTCTACGTCTGCAAACTCAAGCTTGACCTCAGTCTCCAGCAGGTGCTGCCTGGCACCCTGGCTGAGCCCATAAGGGGCGCTGGTAGCTCTGGCATCGAACTTGGAGCCGGGAGGAGCCGGAATGGTGGGTGGGGTCATGGGTCTAGTCCTGGAAGAGTCAGCATACATCGGGGGCTCTTGCCCCACGGATCCTGAGGACGTCTGCTTCTTGCAGGGCTTTATGACTTTTTCTACTTCTGACAGGCCTGGGAGCTTGGGGCAGTGAGAATGTGGGCCCGGGCTGTAAGGCAAGCGGAAGAGGATGGCTCTCGCCTAGTGGGCTCTTGACCGTGGGCACCATTGAGGGGGGACGTGAGGccagaggtggggagaagggaacgCTGGAGGACCTAAGGAGTCATGACCACCGGAGATCAATCAAAGGACAGAGCTCTCCAGACCCCTCCCTCCTTGGCGAGGGAGGCCTGACATTCACTCTTCCGGACCCAGCAGAACCACAGCCCTTGGCACCTGAGTGGTGTCTGTGTCCGTCTTCTTTGCCACGCtaacactgtttcttttttttttttcaatgtttatcCAGAACCTAGTAGGCACTTGACAACGTTTCTGCATGCTGAATACAGTATACAGTAGGCAAGGCCCCTGCATGCAGGTAGGCCCCCAGGCTGGCGGGAGAGGCAGACGTGAATGAAATTCTCACTCGCACGACAAGAAGAGGAGAGCCCCACTGTGGGCTGTATGGGGGCACCGCGGGGCCGTGGGACCCCGGGGGGGGCTGACCTCACCATGACGTAGGGCTCCAAGGCGCCGGGCAGGCTTCCCGGGGAGAGCCATGGGTGCCCACACTGTCAGCGAGGCCATGGGAGCAGAGGGGGCCAGGCTTGGCGTCCTGGGCACCCACAGGGTCCAGGAAAACAGGGACATCACTCAGTCCTGCGGAG encodes:
- the RARRES2 gene encoding retinoic acid receptor responder protein 2; translation: MWQLLLPLALGLGTMGLGRAELTTAQHRGLQVALEEFHKHPPVLWAFQVTSVDNAADTLFPAGQFVRLEFKLQQTSCRKKDWRKEDCKVKPNGRKRKCLACIKLDSKDQVLGRMVHCPIQTQVQRELDDAQDAQCSRVERAGEDPHSYYLPGQFAFIKALSP
- the LRRC61 gene encoding leucine-rich repeat-containing protein 61, translating into MEPRGEKSGEADGVRVTPQLLKARSGEFALESILLLKLRGLGLVGLGCLGDCLGLEWLDLSGNALTQLGPLASLRQLAVLNVADNRLTGLEPLAACENLQCLNAAGNLLAGPAQLQCLAGLRGLERLRLRDPLARLSNPLCASPCYWASVRELLPGLKVLDGERVSGRGSDFYQLCRDLDSSLSPDPGAPGPRPMEAQPWVEPGYWEALPPRSSSILEEACRQFQDTLQECHDLDRQARDSLAQAMRALSPAGATAASFVF
- the ZBED6CL gene encoding LOW QUALITY PROTEIN: ZBED6 C-terminal-like protein (The sequence of the model RefSeq protein was modified relative to this genomic sequence to represent the inferred CDS: inserted 3 bases in 2 codons; deleted 1 base in 1 codon; substituted 2 bases at 2 genomic stop codons); translation: MSLPTRGPEEAGGAWGPRADPGPHSGGQAAGPARPVALGPVSPCPGFLERNFHGPLGVRALPARVAGGCNSGRLLEFTRISGWARRGPPCLQATSWSLTDRPVMCPRPFWVAAEEVCAAQAAFRPVPPQLRYPHVSLEXERGHFEEQSAWEMGAAVQPAEGLALQLSTDHQLTELFHREXTVPDPCLKGRIETILPEGVDMYHWKQGLVYKVKELMLSEXPVPPSPSLQGPKAGRVEATLSDRGARSPGSEGKGLGEPVQRSRPPSSGSSLLGQSEKSLLERLESVGLLASEWSDASRSTESHLASIIVKKHLRENKTVGAQGDPLAYXKKCVFASLGSPTIMEYNSLLLVETVKRLLFLKTNLEHFSSYTPPAPHFPLWRSGLGEAELGV